Below is a genomic region from Paraburkholderia phenazinium.
CTCTTCCTCTGCGCGTGTGCTGATGACCCATGCGAACGACGCCTCATCGCCCCGCTTCCAGGCCGCATCGCACCAGTTACTCAGCATGGACTGGGTGCGAGCAGCATCGGGGTCGGCGCGGCGTTGCAGGAAGCGCGAACAAGCCTGACTGCCGGTGTAGTTGCGAAACAGCACGGCCGCATCGCCTTTTCTGGCGCGGCGCAGATGCAGACGCTCGGTCAATAGCTCAACGCGGTATTCCATCGGCACTCCCGTATGAATAGTGCTCACAACTTAGCACGACGCGGCCGCTAGAATGAAGCCCTGTCCAGATGACGGAAAATAACCATGCTCAACGGAAAGCGAATTTCGATGGTGGCGGCAATGGCAATGAATCGGGTAATCGGCGCGGCCAACGATATTCCATGGAAGGCGCCCGGAGAACAGCGGCGCTTTCGCGAACTGACCGAAGGACATCTGGTGGTGATGGGCCGGCGCACCTATGAGTCGATCGGCCGGCCGCTTCCGAAGCGCGATGTGCTTGTGATCGGCTCGCAGGTGATCGAGGCAGAGCGCGTGTCGACGTGCCACTCGCTCGATGAAGCAGCCAGGATCATCGCGGACGATGCACGCACGGAAATTTTCATCGCGGGTGGCGAACAGATCTACAAGCTGTTCTTGCCCTATGCGGACACGCTCTACCTGACGGAAGTTGCAGTGGAGCCGGGCGGCGACGCGGTGTTTCCAGAGTTGCCGGCCGACTTCGAATGCATCGAGCGGGTGGAAGTCAGCGCCGAACCGGCGTATACGTTCCTGACCTATCAGCGCACGCGCCGTAACGCGGACCAAAGCACCTGATCAAGGCGCCGGATCGAAGCATCGACCTGCCAGTTCAGGTGTCTGCGTCAGGCACCTGAGCCGAGCGAGGTGCCTGCGCAGCCGCTTGTCAAACCCTGCTAGACGTGATGCCCAGCCTCATTCCCGGCAGCCGAAGGTGTTGCTAGCGTTCCCGGCTCGTGCTCCAGCGCCGTGTCGTGATGCAGCAGCAGCACTGCTGCTACGCCCACCAGCCCGGCACCGGACAGACACAGCAGGCCCGCGCCAAAGCCACCCGTACTATCCTTGATCCAGCCCATCGCATACGGTCCGAAGAAACCCGCCAGATTGCCCAGCGAGTTCACCGTAGCAATGCCAGCCGCAGCCGCTGCGCCGGACAGAAACGCCGCCGGCAGCGTCCAGATGATCGGCAAGCAACCAAAAATGCCGAAGCCAGCAATCGACAGCGCGGCCATCTTCAACACCGGGTTATCCAGCCCCGCTGCCGCGCCGATCCCGCCCGCGGCCACCAGCAGCGCAATCGCCACATGCCACTTGCGCTCGAGTTTGCGATCCGAACGCCGCCCCCAGAAGATCATGCTGATCACGCCGACCACATAGGGCAGCGAGGTCACAAAGCCCGTCTGCAGGTTCGTGAGGCCAAACGCCTTGACGATCTGCGGCAAGAAAAAGCTCAGACCGTAATTGGTTGCGTTTGCACCAAAATAGATCAGCGCGATTGCCAGCACGCGCGGGTTGAATAACGCTTCGCGCACGCTGAAACTGCGCACGGCCTCGCGCTTGGAGCGCTCCTGAGCAAGCCGCGTGACGAGCCAGTCGCGCTCCTCGTCTTTGAGCCAGGTAGCCTTGGCGGGCTGGTCGGTCAGATAGAAGAACACCACGATCGACAGCACCAAAGCGGGCGCCGCCTCGAGCAGATACACCCACTGCCACCCTGCCATGCCGCCCATGCCATTGAGACCGAGCAAGGCGCCGGAAATCGGCGATCCAATCACCGTGGACAGCGGAATTGCCGCCATGAAATAGCCGACCACGCGGGCGCGATACATGGCGGGAAACCACAGCGTCAGCAAAAAGATGATGCCTGGGAAAAACCCGGCCTCGGCGATGCCAAGCAGGACGCGCAGCGTGTAGAACACGTGAGCGGGAGACATGCCGGTGTATCTGGAAAGGTCCGGTATGAACGCCATCGCGCCGGCAAGGATGCCCCACGTGAACATGATCCGCGCAATCCAGCGCCGCGCACCGAATTTCTCCAGCAACAGGTTCGACGGCACTTCGAAGAAAAAGTAGGCAATGAAAAAGATCCCGGCGCCGAAGCCAAATGCGCTTGAGGACAGGCCCAGATCCTTGTTCATTTGAAGCGCGGCAAAACCGACGTTGACGCGATC
It encodes:
- a CDS encoding dihydrofolate reductase, which encodes MLNGKRISMVAAMAMNRVIGAANDIPWKAPGEQRRFRELTEGHLVVMGRRTYESIGRPLPKRDVLVIGSQVIEAERVSTCHSLDEAARIIADDARTEIFIAGGEQIYKLFLPYADTLYLTEVAVEPGGDAVFPELPADFECIERVEVSAEPAYTFLTYQRTRRNADQST
- a CDS encoding MFS transporter, encoding MEIETRTLARVTARLVPFLVVCYFVAYLDRVNVGFAALQMNKDLGLSSSAFGFGAGIFFIAYFFFEVPSNLLLEKFGARRWIARIMFTWGILAGAMAFIPDLSRYTGMSPAHVFYTLRVLLGIAEAGFFPGIIFLLTLWFPAMYRARVVGYFMAAIPLSTVIGSPISGALLGLNGMGGMAGWQWVYLLEAAPALVLSIVVFFYLTDQPAKATWLKDEERDWLVTRLAQERSKREAVRSFSVREALFNPRVLAIALIYFGANATNYGLSFFLPQIVKAFGLTNLQTGFVTSLPYVVGVISMIFWGRRSDRKLERKWHVAIALLVAAGGIGAAAGLDNPVLKMAALSIAGFGIFGCLPIIWTLPAAFLSGAAAAAGIATVNSLGNLAGFFGPYAMGWIKDSTGGFGAGLLCLSGAGLVGVAAVLLLHHDTALEHEPGTLATPSAAGNEAGHHV